GACCAGTTTAGTATTGTACTTCAGCTTAAACCTTGGCTCCATTTGATAATGATCTACTGCAGGTGCTGATGACTCCGAAGAAATCTCCTCAATGAATTCGTCTGCTACATCTCCATCTTCATCTATCCTAAGACGCTTTGCATACCACTTTAGACCCTGATAAAGAGAAACACGACAACTCAAAAAGATTAATGACCTGCTAGGCGCTCATCAGTGAATAACTGGACAAAGGAAGGGGAAAAAGTTTAAAAGTGCAAAATGTCATCTAACTATGCAACTCCCCTAATGTATttgagaaaacaaaataaatgcaTCAATTGGATTTAGCAGAACCCGCAAAAAATGAAGCACTGGAAACTGCATAAGCAAGAAGCAATGCAAAACCTTATCCAGATCTCAGGCCAGAAAAGTTACGATAATTCTTTCTTATCAAGCAGGACAATGCCCATTGATATGCAATTAACAAGGCCAGTGAAATATTTTGGATACAAGGCATATGACAAACCGAGCAGTCTAAAATTTCACCGTGAACAATTCAAGTGACATAAAGGTGAGCAGAATAGGCTTAATGCTTGATCTAACATACATAGTTAAACTAAATCCAGCAGAAGATAGTAAAGCATGCACAAGCCTCATATGTTACCAATACTACCATAGTACCTAATTCCTCTATTTTCAGTCAATACATGTCAGCCAAACCCCATTaaagtgcataaaaaaaaaaattaggttaACGATATTGCAAAATTCCACATTCCACAAGAATAAGATTTTCCTAGTTTAAGAATGATAGTAATAACATTCTCACAACAACCAAAAACACGATACAAAAAAAATGTAGCAGTCAATAGCAGTTCTACTCTCTATATATAGATGCTGGAACTCCAAGTGAAAAACAATGGAAGGGCCATATGAtctgcattcttcatgatcatGACCATGAAAACAAACACTACAACAGTTACCAATTTATACCCTGAAATTCAGATACTTAGCAGCGCAGAAGGTAAATAAAAAGCATAAATTGAGCATCCCGAATACACCAAGTTAAGCCCTTTTCTGGTCGCGCAAATTAGATTCAAGGTCTCAGGAAATTAGATTCGATTCGAAGTTAATCAAAACCAAAACTACCCTCAATTCAAGCAAgtgaaaggggaaaaaataaaattggctAATTGAAATTGACGATTGACGGACCTGAACTCCGCCGTTGCCGGAGGTACAAGGCGTGATAACGGGACCAGGTTGGGGGCGATCGACGACGACTTGGGCGGGAACGCTAAAGCCCCTTCTCGGAAGCCCAGTTTCCTGGACGCGAAGCGGTGTAGCACGAGGTTGAGCATCGGGTTCGGCGT
The Arachis duranensis cultivar V14167 chromosome 5, aradu.V14167.gnm2.J7QH, whole genome shotgun sequence genome window above contains:
- the LOC107487587 gene encoding uncharacterized protein LOC107487587, with the protein product MGFFKKVAGLLGFSKDEPHDHDPRHDADAEPDAQPRATPLRVQETGLPRRGFSVPAQVVVDRPQPGPVITPCTSGNGGVQGLKWYAKRLRIDEDGDVADEFIEEISSESSAPAVDHYQMEPRFKLKYNTKLVKVRKQIMSDERKLQHCVEHQGRLLLV